GGAAGTGACTGGAGACAAATAGTTACTATCAATTTGCGCTAAGTTACCGCCACATATAAGTTTAGTACCTTCTCCACAACGAGTAATAATAGTTTTTAATTGTGATGCTGTCAGATTTTGAGATTCGTCCAGAATGACAATTGCATTCTGAATACTACGACCACGCATGAAGTTCACCGACTTAAACTGAATATTGGCCTTCTCCATAATATAGCTCATGGAACCAGTCACATTCTCGTCGTTCTTATGCAACACTTCCAAAGAGTCGGTAATTGCCGCCAACCAGGGCGCCATTTTCTCTTCTTCAGTTCCCGGCAAGAAACCAATAGACTCAGCAATTTCCGGCGTGCTTCTGGTGACGATGATCTTGTCGTACATATTTTTCTCGACCACCATTTCCAAAGCCGCAGCCAACGCCAGCAAGGTTTTACCGCTACCAGCCGGGCCGGTCAAAATCACCAGATCAATCTGAGGGTCGAGCAAGGCATGTAGCGCCATGGCCTGGCCTATGTTTTTCGGGCTAATGCCCCAAGCGCTACGCCCCATCAAACGTTCGTAGCCCATGTCGAGAAGCTCAATGTTTTTCTCGTCCATGTATTCCACGATCGCGGCAAAATTCTCCGATTGATCCAGAATGAACTCGTTTATGTAGGCCTCTGGCAACACATCACGGCTGATTGTGTGAATGGTATCGCGGCCTTCAGAACGGCTCTCGACCGATTTTACGCTATCCCAGAAATTGCCTTCAAAACGGTAATAGCCTTTGAACAGGAATTGAATATCGCTGATCAGCTGATCGGTTCGATAATCCTCTACCAAGGCCATGCCTGCGCCTTTTGCTTTCAGGCGCATGTTGATGTCTTTGGTCACTAACACCACTTGTCGAGGCGCTTTGACTTTCTGCAAGTACAACGCCGCGCTAATGATGTTGTTGTCGTTCTCGTTCTTGGTGAACACCTTTTGCTCATCGGTCATCGTATGATCAGCAAATATCGACAAACGGCCGGTTGGCGCTGACTCACCAGCGGTTGTGCCAGCTAAACTAACACCATCAACCATTTGTTCTGGCGTTGCATCACGCAGAACATCTTCCATTGCACGTATCGACACTCGAGCATCGCGGGCAACATCTTTTTTACTGTCTTTAATGTAATCCAGCTCTTCCAATACGGTCATTGGAATAACAACGTCATGCTCCTTGAAAGATAAAAAAGCGAGAGGTTCGTGAAGAAGAATATTGGTATCGAGTACGTATAGTTTGGTTTGAGAGGCAGGTTCTTTTGGCATTCGCTTCTCCGAGTCGATTTGTGGTATCTGGCTTTCGCGAGCCCGAAATACAGAAGCTCACGTTTACCAACCCGAGCTTGTCAGGCAAGCTCTACTTACAAGTTATAGCCAACTTTATGCTTCCCACAATAAAACACTTTTATCTGACATTCACCTACTTTATTTGCCAGATTGCGTTTCATTTAATCAATCAACCTATTGAAGTTGATCCAGCTCACGCAAGTGCAGTGAAAAAATATGAATTACTGCTTTGTGAGAATGGGATCAGAAACGATTCTCCGGTAGAATTCACGCTTTTCCCGAAAACTCGGCGCTACATACCTGTACCAAACTATCTGTCATCCGTAGAGAATTAGGAGCAAACCCTCAGCCCTGCTTTTCACTTGATGAATCGACGAAGCGGCTGTGGAGCCTACATGGAAGTATCCACGGCGAGTTTGCGATAAATCTCTACGGATGACTGACAATTAAACACAGCTATTTAGTTACTATAGTATTAGCGCATTAACAGATGTAAAACGAATTTAATGAATCAAACAGCAGCTTTTTATCCTGGCCAACGCTGGCTCAGTAATGCCGAAATGGAACTCGGACTTGGTACTGTCATTGCCGTCACAGACAGAGCGATCAATTTATTATTTCCAGCGACGGGAGAAGGTCGCAATTACGCCATAAAAGACGCCCCGCTGACCCGCGTCGCCTTCAGTGCTGGCGATACGGCTGACCACGCAGAAGGTTGGAGTTTCAGTATCGAATCGGTACAAGAGCAAAACGGCATGCTGACTTATTTTGGCGTCCGTAGCGACTCAAAAGAAAAGGTGGAAGTAAAAGAAACCTTTTTAGCACACGATTTCCAACTGAACGCCCCTGAACAACGCTTATTCAGTGGTCAGTTTGACAACCCCAAATGGTTCGATATTCGTAAGCAATGTCTGTTACAACAGCATGCACACCTAACCTCACCCTTATTAGGTTTTGTTGGCGCACGAGTAGAACTGATTCAACACCAGATCCACATTGCCCGAGAAGTGGGTCAACGTTTCGCACCACGTGTTTTGCTAGCTGACGAAGTGGGTTTGGGTAAAACCATCGAAGCGGCGTTGATTATCCACCAGCAACTATTAACCGGCAGAGCGCAGCGCGTGCTAATTGTTGTGCCTTCAAGTCTGGTGCATCAATGGCTGGTTGAAATGCTGCGCCGGGTCAACCTCGCCTTTGCTATTTTTGATGAAGAACGCTGTGACGCAGCCAGTGAAGATGGCGGCAATCCTTTTGAAAGCGAACAGCTGATTTTATGCAGTCTCGATTTCCTGACCGAGAACGAAAAATACTTCGGCCTTGCCCGCGATGCGGGCTGGGATTTATTGGTCGTAGACGAAGCCCATCACCTACGCTGGAGTCCGCAAGAAGCGTCTCAGGAATATCAGGTTGTTCAGGAAATTGCAGCTAACACCAAAGGCGTGCTTCTGCTTACTGCTACACCAGATCAACTTGGTCATGAAAGCCATTTCGCTCGCTTACGATTATTAGATGCCGACCGCTTTCATGATTACCAACGTTTTATTGAAGAAGAACAACAATATGCTGAGCTGGCGCAAGCCATTGCGCCTTTATTGAGCATTCTTGATTCTGGTACAAGCCATATCGACACGCTAAGCCTTGAACATATTAAGGCAATAGAATCCTTTGCAGGTAAGCAGGAGTGGTTGTCTGCACCTGAACAACTGAAACCAGACGCTATCAACAAGCTGATTTCCGAGTTGCTGGATCGACATGGAACCGGACGCTTATTGTTCCGTAACAGTCGCAACAATATTGCAGGTTTCCCGAAACGTATTCTGAATTCCTATCCATTAGCTATGCCTGCAACCTATAAAGAAGCGGCAGAAAGTGGCAAACCGGATATTCATCCAGAAGCGGGTTTACGTAAGCGTTTGGCTCCTGAAAAAGCCATGCTGGATGCCAAAGAATGGCACGATGAAGACCCAAGAGTCAGCTGGTTTATCGAAAAGTTACAAGCACTGCAAGGCAAGAAAGTCCTGACTATCTGTGCCAAAAGCTCCACAGCCTTAGCCTTGGCTGAAGCGGTTCGCTTAAAATCAGGCATTCGCACTGCGGTTTTCCACGAACACATGACTATTGTGGATCGCGATAAAGCCGCCAATTACTTCGCTCAAACCGAAGACGGTGCGCAAGTATTGATTTGTAGTGAGATCGGCAGTGAAGGACGCAACTTCCAATTTGCCCATCATCTGGTTCTGTTTGATTTACCATTAATTCCCGACTTGCTGGAACAGCGTATTGGACGCCTTGACCGTATCGGTCAAACTCAGGACATCAACCTGCATGTTCCTTACTTCGAAGGCTCAGCTCAGGAAGTGATGCTGAATTGGTATCATCAATCGCTGAATGCGTTCGAGCATACCTGCCCTACTGGCGGTGTAATCTATGAACAGGTGCGTGAAGAGTTAGGCAACTGTCTGCGTCAACCTCAAGATAGCGACGCTACAGCGCAGCTGATCGAATCGACCAAGCACCTACACCTGGACATGCTACAGAAGCTGGAACAAGGAAGGGATCGCCTGTTAGAACTGAATTCTTCGGGTCAGGGCAAAATCGCACCATTTATCGAATCCATCCAAGACTCCGATGATTCTCCTTATCTGGAGAAATTCATGAGTAATCTGCTGGATGGGCTTGGTGTTGCGCAAGAAGAGCGTGACGAGGAAACCTACTTCCTACGTCCAACTGAAAGCATGATCAGCACCTTGCCAGGTATGGATGATGAAGGTATGACGGTGACTTATGAAAGAAAAACCGCCACGCAACTAGAGCATGTTCACTTCCTGAGCTGGGATCATCCATTGGTGAATAACGCCATGGACATGCTGTTGGCGGAGAATAATGGTAAGAGCTCCGTTTGTCTGTTTACCGACAAAACCAAACCCGCCGGTTACTTTTGGCTGGAATGCCTATATGTGCTGACAGGTCACGCCGACAAGTCTTTGCAATTGCATCGTTTCTTGCCTCCAACACCAATCAATATCAGTCTTGATGCCAAGCAGACACTGATCACCGACGAGTTCCAGGATCTGCAATCAGTAAAAGGCAAGATAGGCCGCCAATTGTGTCAGGCTCTGAACAAACACATTACAAAGACATTGGAAAGCGCTTCACAACTCGCAGAAAAACAAGCCAACCAGATTATGCATACCCAAGCTGAACAGGTGAAACAGCTATTGGGAGATGAAATCAATCGCTTGTTATCTCTGAGCAAAATCAATCCATCGATTCGAGAAGAAGAAATCCAGTTTCTGCAAACTCAATATGATGGCTTGTTGAATGCCATTAGCAGCGCCAAGGTTCGTCTGGAAGCGGTTCGCCTGATCGTAAACAATCCATAAGCCTGTTTATTCAATGGCATGACTCTCAATGGCAATATTGAATTACCAACCACCCACCAATCCATACATTAAGGTCGTCTATCAAGACGACCATGTGTTGGTATTGGATAAGCCCAGTGGCTTGCTTACCGTGCCGGGAAAAGCGCTGGAACATAGAGATTGCCTGCAATTACGAGTGCAACGAGTCTTTCCCGAGGCTCGCATTGTGCATCGGCTGGATATGGCAACCTCCGGGCTTATCGTTATGGCTTTTGGAAAATCCAATCAAGGCGCGATAGGCAAGCAATTCGAACAACGGCAAGTAGACAAAACCTATCAGGCTCTGGTTTGGGAGCATATTGAGGATGATAGCGGCACTGTGTCTTTACCTCTTATTTGTGACTGGCCGAATCGCCCGAAACAAATGGTGGATCACGAAAGAGGCAAACCCGCCACTACACACTGGCAGGTCAAGTCACGCAACCTGGAAAACAATGTCTCTCTGAAAAAGAACATCCCTTTTAGTTTAGTGGAATTGAAACCGGTAACGGGACGTTCCCACCAATTACGAGTGCATATGTTAAGTCTGGGACATCCCATATTGGGTGATCGGCTGTACGCACATGAACAAGCCTTGGCTGCTCGCCCGAGGTTACAACTGCATGCATGTCAGTTGTCATTTAAGCATCCACAAACTGACGTGCAATTGAACTTTGAATCACCTCCCCCTTTTAATATTTAATAACGAGTTTGAATTAATAAAACTTCCAAAATTAAAGAGATAGCGGAAGAAACCGATATAGTCAGCATAAACATCAAATCGGGAAATGGGCTTTGTTGCGACGCTATCCTTTTATCATTCTTCTGACGCTTGTGGCACTTATGCTGTTCACGGCATGTACCTTTGCACAGGAGCAGCAACAAACGGAACAAGCCAGTCAAAGGCAGCAAGAAAATTCAGATACCAGCAATGGAGCCCAAGGCTCGAATGAAGAAGCTGATACAAAAAAGAGCTCGGAAGAGAACGCTGGAGAACAAGCCCCAGTCGAGCCCAAACAGAAACTCCCCAACCGAGCTAATTTACCGCCTCCGGTTAATATCGCAATAACAGAGCAAATTAAAGCCGACATTCAACGCTCAATCGAGCCAGATTTTTATCGAACCACACTGGTTGGCGAAGAAGAAATTCTTGTGGTTATCAACGAAGCCAATATCGCCCTCACCAAAGGCGTTGCTATTATCGTTAGCGAATCTGGCGTGAACAGCTTGAACAAATTTGCTTTAGCTTCTCTGGTTGAACCCATGAATGATCATGGCTGGGTGACAATATTGGTTCCGGCGCCTACGTTGGGGCTAAGAGGTTATCAGCAACCACCTCCAACCGATGCTAATGCAATGATGAATAATGGACAGAATGACATTCAGGTTAACGCGAACAACAAAGAAAACATTGCCCCTTATTATCAGTCTCCACTGATTCATGAAGACGATTTTAAAGCTCACGAGCAACATATGTTGCAGCTGATGCAGTCTATTGTGCAATACAGCAGCAACTATCCAGGGTTCTTTCTGGTAATAGCACAAGGCACCTCTGCGGCCTGGCTAGCGAAAATCTATTCAGAGCAACAAATTCCTCAACCCGATGCCTTTGTCGCAATCAGTGCCAACTGGCCTGAGCATAAATATAATAAAGAATTACCGGAGTACATTGCCCAAATGCACGCCCCTGTTTTGGATATTTATAATCGTTGGGATACGGAATGGACAACAAAAACGGCCAAAAAACGCTCAATCGCAGCAGAGCGAGCATTGAAATTACATTACCGACAACGAGAAATTGTGGGTCAATCTTTTGATCACAATCAATTCATATACCTGTCTAAAGAAATTTATGGATGGCTTACGTATATGGGTTGGTAGCACTTACTAACCCTAAAAGAACCAGGTAAATAATAACACCAATGGCGTTTTATCAAGTCATTTTCGGTATTCAAAATCATACCAGTTTTCAACCAGATACTTTTATGTATTCCTATCGCCAAGATAAACCGAAAAAAAGCAACTATACTCACAGCAAGTGACTTAACTAAATCTTTGAATACTATCTGTGACAGTTGAAAGCTTTATCAATGCCAAAGCATCTCAGTTAGCTTACTTTGTCAGAGCCTTCTGGGAAGAGCGTATCCCTTATTCAGAAATGAATCTGTATTTCTGGGATACGCTTGAGGAATGGGTTCAGATAGAAACCTCAACCCATGAGCCCGACTCTCATAAAGAGAGGGTATTCTGGCATCTGCTACACCAAATACACTTTTGGCCTGAGCATAAGCTCATGCTCGACCCTTACCTGCGCACCGAACTACTGACCTGTGTAGAATTTCTGGAAGGCGCTCAGGTCTATCCTCTTGATTGTGTGGGCGTGCGTCCTTAAGAATTTAAAAACT
Above is a window of Paraneptunicella aestuarii DNA encoding:
- a CDS encoding PhoH family protein translates to MPKEPASQTKLYVLDTNILLHEPLAFLSFKEHDVVIPMTVLEELDYIKDSKKDVARDARVSIRAMEDVLRDATPEQMVDGVSLAGTTAGESAPTGRLSIFADHTMTDEQKVFTKNENDNNIISAALYLQKVKAPRQVVLVTKDINMRLKAKGAGMALVEDYRTDQLISDIQFLFKGYYRFEGNFWDSVKSVESRSEGRDTIHTISRDVLPEAYINEFILDQSENFAAIVEYMDEKNIELLDMGYERLMGRSAWGISPKNIGQAMALHALLDPQIDLVILTGPAGSGKTLLALAAALEMVVEKNMYDKIIVTRSTPEIAESIGFLPGTEEEKMAPWLAAITDSLEVLHKNDENVTGSMSYIMEKANIQFKSVNFMRGRSIQNAIVILDESQNLTASQLKTIITRCGEGTKLICGGNLAQIDSNYLSPVTSGLTYLVEKFKNFSGSANINLDGVVRSRLAEFAEENL
- the rapA gene encoding RNA polymerase-associated protein RapA, yielding MNQTAAFYPGQRWLSNAEMELGLGTVIAVTDRAINLLFPATGEGRNYAIKDAPLTRVAFSAGDTADHAEGWSFSIESVQEQNGMLTYFGVRSDSKEKVEVKETFLAHDFQLNAPEQRLFSGQFDNPKWFDIRKQCLLQQHAHLTSPLLGFVGARVELIQHQIHIAREVGQRFAPRVLLADEVGLGKTIEAALIIHQQLLTGRAQRVLIVVPSSLVHQWLVEMLRRVNLAFAIFDEERCDAASEDGGNPFESEQLILCSLDFLTENEKYFGLARDAGWDLLVVDEAHHLRWSPQEASQEYQVVQEIAANTKGVLLLTATPDQLGHESHFARLRLLDADRFHDYQRFIEEEQQYAELAQAIAPLLSILDSGTSHIDTLSLEHIKAIESFAGKQEWLSAPEQLKPDAINKLISELLDRHGTGRLLFRNSRNNIAGFPKRILNSYPLAMPATYKEAAESGKPDIHPEAGLRKRLAPEKAMLDAKEWHDEDPRVSWFIEKLQALQGKKVLTICAKSSTALALAEAVRLKSGIRTAVFHEHMTIVDRDKAANYFAQTEDGAQVLICSEIGSEGRNFQFAHHLVLFDLPLIPDLLEQRIGRLDRIGQTQDINLHVPYFEGSAQEVMLNWYHQSLNAFEHTCPTGGVIYEQVREELGNCLRQPQDSDATAQLIESTKHLHLDMLQKLEQGRDRLLELNSSGQGKIAPFIESIQDSDDSPYLEKFMSNLLDGLGVAQEERDEETYFLRPTESMISTLPGMDDEGMTVTYERKTATQLEHVHFLSWDHPLVNNAMDMLLAENNGKSSVCLFTDKTKPAGYFWLECLYVLTGHADKSLQLHRFLPPTPINISLDAKQTLITDEFQDLQSVKGKIGRQLCQALNKHITKTLESASQLAEKQANQIMHTQAEQVKQLLGDEINRLLSLSKINPSIREEEIQFLQTQYDGLLNAISSAKVRLEAVRLIVNNP
- a CDS encoding pseudouridine synthase; translation: MAILNYQPPTNPYIKVVYQDDHVLVLDKPSGLLTVPGKALEHRDCLQLRVQRVFPEARIVHRLDMATSGLIVMAFGKSNQGAIGKQFEQRQVDKTYQALVWEHIEDDSGTVSLPLICDWPNRPKQMVDHERGKPATTHWQVKSRNLENNVSLKKNIPFSLVELKPVTGRSHQLRVHMLSLGHPILGDRLYAHEQALAARPRLQLHACQLSFKHPQTDVQLNFESPPPFNI
- a CDS encoding DUF3530 family protein gives rise to the protein MLRRYPFIILLTLVALMLFTACTFAQEQQQTEQASQRQQENSDTSNGAQGSNEEADTKKSSEENAGEQAPVEPKQKLPNRANLPPPVNIAITEQIKADIQRSIEPDFYRTTLVGEEEILVVINEANIALTKGVAIIVSESGVNSLNKFALASLVEPMNDHGWVTILVPAPTLGLRGYQQPPPTDANAMMNNGQNDIQVNANNKENIAPYYQSPLIHEDDFKAHEQHMLQLMQSIVQYSSNYPGFFLVIAQGTSAAWLAKIYSEQQIPQPDAFVAISANWPEHKYNKELPEYIAQMHAPVLDIYNRWDTEWTTKTAKKRSIAAERALKLHYRQREIVGQSFDHNQFIYLSKEIYGWLTYMGW